A genome region from Bombus affinis isolate iyBomAffi1 unplaced genomic scaffold, iyBomAffi1.2 ctg00000954.1, whole genome shotgun sequence includes the following:
- the LOC126928436 gene encoding katanin p60 ATPase-containing subunit A-like 2, translating to MKFQKYPILCKKITEKEIKTREMTNANKVKQTRSESVSGSVEGRNAQQKMRGDATDDINLAITVTPISANENYGSSSQELFNVSMEQFRQSKISNCARHLYIDNPELQKIAEDILSEIILKKFNVYWDNIAGLEECKSAIKDAIVYPLKYPILFKGPFAPCKSILLYGPPGTGKTMLAKAVATECQCNFFNITASSLVDKWRGDSEKYIRVLFELAYNNSPTIIFIDEIDCIGTNKGVKYTLSKSAKTFRSELLFRLDRLVINRNSDVVLLAASNCPWDIDAALRRRLEKNIYVSLPNVVTRFDMFKLYLSNRLLENMDIVSHIIKSTEKYSCADIKLLCTQAWQLEMNPILKRLEERETSITTLKYELKNYKIIAKLLKKMSPTVTNVDRYEAWKKYVCQDKIF from the exons atgaaattccaaaaatatcctatattgtgcaagaaaataactgaaaaggaaataaagacgagggaaatgacaaatgcgaacaaagt caaacaaacgagaagtgagtctgtatctgggtctgtggaagggaggaatgcacaacagaagatgaggggtgatgctacggatgatattaatcttgcAATAACAGTGACACCAATTTCTGCCAATGAAAACTATGGATCTTCATCACAAGagctatttaacgtctcaatggaacaattcaggcaatcaaagatatcaaactgTGCTCGGCacctttatatagacaatccagAATTGCAgaagattgctgaagacattttatcc gaaatcatactgaaaaaatttaatgtatattgggacaacattgcaggcctagaggaatgtaaatctgccatTAAGGATGCCATTGTGTATCCCCTTAAATACCCTATCTTGTTTAAAGGCCCATTTGCTCCCTGTAAAAGTATTCTGCTATATggaccacctggtacag ggaagacgatgttggcgaaggcagtcgcaacagaatgccaatgcaacttttttaacataacggccagctcattggtggacaaatggagaggtgattccgagaagtatatccgt gttttatttgaacttgcctataataattcgccaacaattatttttatcgacgagattgactgcataggaacaaataaaggagtaaagtATACATTGTCTAAATCTGCAAAGacattcagatcagaacttctttttaGATTGGATAGATTAGTAATTAACAGAAATTCtgatgtagttcttttggccgcatctaattgcccttg ggatatTGATGCAGCATTACGCAGACGCCTTGAAAAGaatatatacgtatcattaccaaacgTAGTTACTCGATTtgatatgttcaaattataccttagcaaccgattattagagaatatggatattgtgagtcacataataaaatctactgaaaaatattcttgtgcggatataaaattgctttgtacgCAAGCATGGCAGCTAGAAATGAATCCAATATTGAAAAGActtgaagaaagagaaacatctattacgactttgaaatatgaattaaagaattataaaataatagcaaaattgttaaaaaaaatgtcacctacagttacgaatgtggatagatatgaagcgtggaaaaaatatgtatgccaagacaagatattttaa
- the LOC126928437 gene encoding G-patch domain and KOW motifs-containing protein-like: MAEEGKKISFGFAKSIKKPVLKNAIPQEKKKVDYIECLDEKGIKVIGEEEKKDEPLIIPLLGSKTWHDRFVNKIDVNIFLPKADKEKVGDASVNEAKSKLSNGKTSPIISIKKEPVEDSENKVVTLEEQATKEIIEELKSKNKYETKTNDLTLPLVEDESLRGKEQSTLEDYEKIPIDAFGVAMLRGMGWQPGKGIG; the protein is encoded by the exons atggcagaagaaggaaagaagatttccttcggttttgcgaaatctattaagaaacctgtgttaaaaaatgctattccacaagaaaaaaagaaagttgattacattgaatgccttgatgagaaaggtattaaagtaatagg tgaggaagaaaaaaaagatgaacctctaattattccattactaggttcaaaaacctggcatgatagatttgttaataaaatagatgtaaacattttccttccgaaggcagataaggaaaaggtaggagacgctagtgttaacgaggcaaaatcaaagctatctaatggaaaaacatcgccaataatatcaataaagaaagagccagttgaagatagtgaaaataaagttgttactttagaagagcaagcgacaaaggaaatcattgaggaacttaagtcaaagaataaatatgaaactaaaacaaatgatttaactttacctttagtagaagatgaatcattaagaggcaaagaacag tctacgttagaagattatgaaaaaattcctattgatgcttttggtgtagcaatgttacggggaatgggatggcaaccaggaaagggaattggttga